CGGCGATGAACTACGTGCTCGCCGTGCTCACCCATTTCAACGCGGGGAACGGAGAGGTCGTGGTGAAGGCGCGGGGCCGGTCCATCTCACGGGCCGTGGACGTCGCCGAGATCGTCCGGAACCGGTTTGCCCCCGGGTCCAAGGTGCGCGATGTCCGGATCGCCACGGAGAAGGTGACGGGCGAGGACGGCCGGACTGCGAGCGTGAGCAGCATCGAGATCCGCTTGACGAATCAACCCGCGGTTTCACGCCCATTGCCACAGCCTGCGGACAAGGAGCGCCTTCGCCGCGTCGTTCACCAGGAACGCCGTGACGAGAGAGAAACCGAGGACGGTCAGGATTTCCACAGGTGAGATGGAGCTCAGCTGGAAGAAACCGACCGTGGACATCGCGGCCACGATTAGGATGTCAAGCACGACCGCGAGAAGGAGCGGAAGGCTTGGTCGGCTCTCCCAGAAGTGACCTCGCTCGCGCAAGATCATCACGTGCAAGACGCCGAGGAAGACGAGGTAGTCGAAGATGAACGTCTGGAGCCGAGGCAGGCTCCCCAAGATCCCGAAGAGCCGGTCCCCCAGGTAGAGGAGACCGAACGACTCGATTACGATCAGGATGCCGAGGGCGACCGCGACCTGCACGAGGCCACGGACGTTCCAGTTGTCGGGGGTCTTCGAGTATCGCACCGTGTCCGTGGCGAGGGACAAGGTGACGAAGTCGGTCACGAACAGGAAGAGGATCATGGAGAAGACCGAGACGACGTACTGTCCGGTCAACAGGAAGGCGAGAACCACGAATACGACGATCTGGAAGGTCTTGACCACCTTGTTCAGAATCCACGTGATGATCCGCTGGTAGACCATGCGGCCCGATTGCACGAGGTCGATGCTCCCGGCCAACCCTTCCCGGGTCAGGACGACGCTGGCCGACTTCTTCGCGACGTCCGTGGCGTTGCTGACCGCGATGCCCACTTCCGCCTGACGCAGGGCGGGTGCGTCGTTCACCCCGTCGCCCGTCATGCCGACCACGTGGCGGTGCTCCTGGAGCGCCTTGACCACGAGGTACTTGTCCTCGGGGTAAATTTCCGCGAATCCGTTCGCCGACTCGATCATCTCGACGCCCTGGCCCGCGCTCAGCGCGCTCTTCACGTCGCCAATCCGCGTGACTCGATCGCCGAGCCCCACCTCCCTCGCGAGTTCCTGGGCGATCGGAAGCGCGTCGCCCGTCAGCATCTTCACGGAAATCCCCAGGTCGCGCAGTTCGGCGAGGTGGCGGGCGGAGTCCTCCCGCGGTGGGTCCGCGAACGCCAGGAGGCCCACGGGCGTGGTCTTGTCCAGCGAGGGCCCGACCCCGACCGCGAGGGAGCGATACCCCTTCGCGGAGAACCGCTCCACCTCCTTCACGACGCGGGCCAAGTCTTCCTTGGAGGAGCCCGGGGCGACCACTGCGTTGATGGCGCCTTTGAGGGAGTACAGCTTCGTCCCGTCCTTCTGGATCGCGGCCGCGGTCCGTCGCGTCCGTGGGTCGAACGGCACGAACGCCTGCTGGGTCCAGCCCTGGGCGTCTACGCCGCGCGCCCGGGCCGCCTCGAGGACCGCGACGTCGATGGGATCACGGTTCGCCTCGCGGGAGGCCAGGGCTCCAAACCGGAGCACGTCCTCCGGGGTGTAGGCGCCCAAGGGCACCGCCTCAACGACCCGGAGGCGGTTGACCGTAATCGTCCCGGTCTTGTCCGCGCAGAGGACGTCCATGGTCGCGGCGTCCTCGGCGGCGCTGAGTCGCGTGATCAGGACTCCCTTCTTCGCGAGCTCGAGGGATC
The window above is part of the Thermoplasmata archaeon genome. Proteins encoded here:
- a CDS encoding plasma-membrane proton-efflux P-type ATPase, producing MHSIFGFATGVAAVPARPPPEPPTDIERGLSASEVARRLQAYGPNEVPEKKESSVLRFLRKFWGLTPWMLELTALLTWFLGNLGDTYIVLGLLVLNSILGFYQEERASQAIAFLRKQLQVSARVLRDGTWSLVPARELVPGDVVRIRTGDFVPADLRIHEGVLEVDQSAVTGESLAVEKGQNEVVVSGSTITGGEATAVVVATGAKTYFGRTVELVQIAKPRLHMEEVTSKVVQWLLVMVGSLLAVAVAYAAFLGRDVVALLPLAVVLLVSAIPVALPTMFTISMALGSLELAKKGVLITRLSAAEDAATMDVLCADKTGTITVNRLRVVEAVPLGAYTPEDVLRFGALASREANRDPIDVAVLEAARARGVDAQGWTQQAFVPFDPRTRRTAAAIQKDGTKLYSLKGAINAVVAPGSSKEDLARVVKEVERFSAKGYRSLAVGVGPSLDKTTPVGLLAFADPPREDSARHLAELRDLGISVKMLTGDALPIAQELAREVGLGDRVTRIGDVKSALSAGQGVEMIESANGFAEIYPEDKYLVVKALQEHRHVVGMTGDGVNDAPALRQAEVGIAVSNATDVAKKSASVVLTREGLAGSIDLVQSGRMVYQRIITWILNKVVKTFQIVVFVVLAFLLTGQYVVSVFSMILFLFVTDFVTLSLATDTVRYSKTPDNWNVRGLVQVAVALGILIVIESFGLLYLGDRLFGILGSLPRLQTFIFDYLVFLGVLHVMILRERGHFWESRPSLPLLLAVVLDILIVAAMSTVGFFQLSSISPVEILTVLGFSLVTAFLVNDAAKALLVRRLWQWA